The following are from one region of the Actinoplanes sp. L3-i22 genome:
- a CDS encoding MMPL family transporter: MLSRVGHFCFRRRWIVLIGWLIVIISGGLAIGPVLSSLAANRPSQGMESNNGRQVLAAEGDSYNRLYVVVDGIRGDESRARQAVSSAAADLHDIPGIVRVDAPVSSKDGDGLEVTVTMAKLDRGAKKATLTAASERVNRIADDVPGSKVLIGGDEPQAKETNSRSQGDLLRAEVLALPVTLILLVVVFGGLVAALLPLTAAIGAITGSFLGVMVFLRFVPMDSTVMNVVMVIGLGLSIDYGLLLIARFRDELAGGHPADLAIRRTWASAGRTIVFSGLTVMAALAGMLAFDIPRLQTMGAAGISATLIAMLAALSLPAALIGVFGRFVRPSPRAVARLRRRENNLHNGFFYGLARFVQKWARLVALVAILVLVVACLPLLGARSRLPQLDGLPQDMRSVQAARVLSAEYQIEVQPAVFVLARSAPGDLDAWAARLATVSGVTAIGVARQVGPGLSTISFRVAGEAQGANAQSLVHEIKAERPPGGQSWVMGDAAVLLDLNEKVRQGLPWMILVMLVSMVVLLFLMTGSVVAPVKAILANLLSIGATFGVLVAVVQFGWLAGPLGTLTLGGISPYTIVVVFAFAFGFSMDYEIFLLSRIKEFVDDGHDTESAVRLGLQRSGSIITSAALLMLVVFAGFASAQLADIEELGIGLFVAVAVDSTLIRCVLVPAVMTLLGRWNWWAPRPLRRLHDRYGVTEQVGSPRDLAAAR, encoded by the coding sequence ATGCTTTCTCGAGTCGGACACTTCTGCTTCCGCCGCCGCTGGATCGTGCTGATCGGCTGGCTCATCGTCATCATCTCGGGCGGCCTGGCCATCGGGCCGGTGCTGTCGTCGCTGGCGGCCAACCGGCCGTCGCAGGGCATGGAATCGAACAACGGCCGGCAGGTGCTGGCCGCCGAGGGGGACTCCTACAACCGGCTCTACGTTGTGGTGGACGGCATTCGGGGTGATGAGAGCCGGGCCCGGCAGGCGGTCTCGTCAGCGGCGGCCGACCTGCACGACATTCCGGGAATCGTCCGCGTCGATGCGCCGGTGTCGTCGAAGGACGGCGACGGGCTCGAAGTCACCGTCACCATGGCGAAACTCGACCGGGGCGCGAAGAAGGCGACGCTGACGGCGGCTTCCGAACGGGTCAACCGTATTGCTGACGACGTACCCGGAAGCAAGGTTTTGATCGGGGGTGATGAGCCTCAGGCGAAGGAGACGAATTCTCGGTCGCAGGGTGATCTGCTGCGCGCCGAGGTTCTTGCTCTGCCGGTCACGCTGATTCTGCTGGTCGTGGTCTTCGGGGGTCTCGTCGCGGCGTTGCTGCCGCTCACCGCGGCGATCGGGGCGATCACCGGGTCGTTTCTCGGGGTCATGGTTTTTCTGCGGTTCGTTCCGATGGACAGCACCGTGATGAATGTCGTGATGGTCATCGGTCTGGGGCTGTCGATCGACTACGGGCTGCTGCTGATCGCCCGGTTCCGTGACGAATTGGCCGGCGGGCATCCTGCGGACCTGGCGATTCGGCGCACCTGGGCGTCGGCCGGGCGGACCATTGTGTTCTCCGGGCTGACGGTCATGGCGGCGCTGGCCGGGATGCTCGCGTTCGACATTCCGCGGCTGCAGACGATGGGGGCCGCGGGGATTTCCGCGACGTTGATCGCGATGCTTGCGGCGCTTTCGCTGCCGGCGGCGCTGATCGGGGTGTTCGGGCGGTTCGTCAGGCCGTCGCCGCGGGCCGTCGCCAGGCTGCGGCGGCGGGAGAACAATCTGCACAACGGCTTTTTCTACGGGCTGGCTCGGTTTGTTCAGAAGTGGGCTCGCCTGGTGGCGCTTGTTGCGATTCTCGTTCTTGTCGTGGCCTGTCTTCCGCTGTTGGGGGCGCGGTCGAGGCTGCCGCAGCTCGACGGACTTCCGCAGGACATGCGGAGTGTGCAGGCGGCTCGGGTGCTTTCCGCTGAGTATCAGATCGAGGTGCAACCCGCGGTTTTTGTCCTGGCTCGCAGTGCGCCCGGCGACTTGGACGCCTGGGCTGCTCGGCTGGCGACCGTGTCGGGAGTGACTGCGATCGGCGTGGCCCGGCAGGTGGGGCCTGGGCTGTCCACGATCTCGTTCCGGGTCGCGGGGGAGGCCCAGGGGGCGAACGCGCAGTCCTTGGTGCACGAGATCAAGGCCGAGCGGCCGCCGGGTGGGCAGTCCTGGGTGATGGGTGATGCTGCTGTGCTGCTCGATCTCAACGAGAAGGTGCGGCAGGGGCTGCCCTGGATGATCCTGGTGATGCTTGTGTCGATGGTTGTGCTGCTGTTCCTCATGACCGGGTCGGTGGTTGCGCCGGTCAAGGCGATTCTGGCGAATCTGCTTTCGATCGGGGCGACGTTCGGTGTCCTGGTGGCGGTCGTTCAGTTCGGTTGGTTGGCGGGGCCGTTGGGGACACTCACGCTTGGCGGGATTTCGCCGTACACCATTGTGGTGGTTTTTGCCTTTGCCTTTGGGTTTTCGATGGATTACGAGATCTTTTTGCTCTCGCGGATCAAGGAATTCGTGGACGACGGGCATGACACCGAGTCGGCGGTGCGGCTCGGGCTGCAGCGGTCCGGGTCGATCATTACCTCGGCTGCGTTGCTTATGCTTGTGGTTTTCGCTGGGTTTGCCAGTGCTCAGCTTGCTGATATCGAGGAGTTGGGGATTGGTTTGTTCGTGGCGGTTGCCGTGGACAGCACCCTTATTCGGTGTGTGCTCGTGCCGGCGGTGATGACGCTGCTCGGCCGGTGGAACTGGTGGGCGCCGCGGCCGCTGCGGCGGCTGCACGACCGGTATGGAGTGACTGAGCAGGTCGGGAGTCCCCGGGATCTGGCAGCCGCGAGGTGA
- a CDS encoding histidine kinase — protein sequence MSLQRVSTTWRTGLSAMAAVAIGAVTGAVGCVLVVALATLGIVLAPTVWPSLALLRWTSDLSTTMARLHRTRLHVLLGVDIPDPGPPEKPRLRSGTTWRHLGYHLVEGLLGPLLLIPVLVPAAVGLTSLLVGVTGPAGFTFFGLAVDGRIRLLAVLGGVAALLAAPLVAAACAAVDVRLARRLLGRSPAEQLKRQVVALSQSRAAAVAAAEAERRRIERDLHDGAQLQLTALALNLGMARSALRDGPAEIRDLVVDAHELAKSASAEIRALVRGLHPAVLDDRGLDAALSGLAARSPVPVRVTAELPTRIDPSIETVAYFVICELLANAAKHAEASRIALRVRLVAGQLLITVSDDGRGGADSANGTGLRGLGARVQAVDGTLRIDSASGRGTTVEVELPCGS from the coding sequence GTGAGCTTGCAGCGGGTGTCGACCACCTGGCGCACGGGGCTGAGCGCCATGGCCGCCGTGGCGATCGGCGCGGTGACCGGCGCCGTCGGTTGCGTGCTGGTCGTCGCCCTCGCCACGCTCGGCATCGTCCTCGCGCCCACGGTCTGGCCCAGCCTGGCGCTGCTGCGATGGACGTCGGATCTCTCCACCACAATGGCCCGTCTGCACCGCACCCGGCTGCACGTGCTGCTCGGCGTCGACATCCCCGACCCCGGCCCACCGGAGAAGCCGCGGCTGCGCAGTGGCACCACCTGGCGGCACCTCGGCTACCACCTGGTCGAGGGTTTACTCGGCCCGCTGCTGCTGATCCCGGTGCTCGTGCCCGCCGCGGTGGGCTTGACATCTTTGCTGGTCGGCGTCACCGGGCCGGCCGGATTCACCTTCTTCGGCCTCGCCGTGGACGGCCGGATCCGGCTGCTCGCCGTCCTCGGTGGGGTCGCCGCGCTGCTCGCCGCCCCGCTGGTCGCGGCGGCCTGCGCGGCGGTCGACGTCCGGCTGGCCCGCCGGCTGCTGGGCCGCTCCCCCGCCGAGCAGCTCAAGCGGCAGGTCGTCGCCCTGTCGCAGAGCCGGGCCGCGGCGGTGGCGGCAGCCGAAGCGGAACGGCGGCGCATCGAACGCGACCTGCACGACGGCGCCCAACTGCAGCTGACCGCGCTCGCCCTGAACCTGGGCATGGCCCGCAGCGCCCTGCGCGACGGGCCGGCGGAGATTCGTGACCTGGTCGTCGACGCCCACGAACTGGCCAAGAGCGCGTCGGCCGAGATCCGGGCGCTCGTGCGTGGACTGCATCCGGCGGTGCTCGACGACCGCGGCCTCGACGCCGCGCTGTCGGGCCTCGCGGCCAGATCACCGGTGCCGGTGCGGGTCACGGCCGAGCTGCCCACCCGCATCGACCCGAGCATCGAAACCGTCGCGTACTTCGTGATCTGCGAGCTGCTGGCGAATGCCGCCAAGCACGCCGAGGCCAGCCGCATCGCGCTGCGGGTCCGGCTGGTGGCCGGCCAGCTGTTGATCACCGTCTCGGATGACGGCCGGGGCGGGGCCGACAGCGCGAACGGCACCGGCCTGCGCGGACTCGGCGCCCGCGTGCAGGCCGTCGACGGGACCCTGCGCATCGACAGCGCTTCAGGCCGTGGCACGACCGTCGAGGTGGAGCTGCCGTGCGGATCGTGA
- a CDS encoding response regulator transcription factor has product MRIVIAEDSVLLREGLVRLLRGAGFDVVAAVGDAEQLHRVADDHQLDLVITDVRMPPGFSDEGLRAALTLRERKPGIAVLVLSQYVEERYATELLSGDTTGVGYLLKDRVADVDDFLLTARRVADGGTAFDPEVVSQLLVRHRGDPLALLTAREAAVLSLMAEGKSNAGVAQRLVVSESAVAKHVSSIFTKLGLSAAESGHRRVLAVLKYLRAGMR; this is encoded by the coding sequence GTGCGGATCGTGATCGCCGAGGACTCGGTCCTGCTCCGCGAGGGCCTGGTCCGGCTGTTGCGCGGGGCCGGATTCGACGTGGTGGCCGCGGTGGGCGACGCCGAACAACTGCACCGGGTGGCCGACGATCACCAACTCGACCTGGTGATCACCGACGTACGGATGCCGCCTGGTTTTTCTGATGAGGGTTTGCGGGCCGCCTTGACGTTGCGCGAGCGCAAGCCGGGAATCGCGGTCCTCGTGCTGTCGCAGTACGTCGAGGAGCGCTACGCCACCGAGCTGCTCTCCGGCGACACCACCGGCGTCGGCTACCTGCTCAAGGACCGGGTCGCCGACGTCGACGACTTTCTGCTGACCGCCCGGCGGGTCGCCGACGGCGGCACCGCGTTCGACCCCGAGGTCGTCTCGCAGCTGCTGGTGCGCCACCGCGGCGACCCGCTGGCTCTGCTCACCGCCCGGGAGGCGGCCGTGCTGAGCCTGATGGCCGAGGGCAAGTCGAACGCCGGCGTGGCGCAGCGCCTGGTGGTCAGCGAGAGCGCCGTGGCCAAGCACGTGAGCAGCATCTTCACCAAGCTGGGCCTGTCGGCTGCGGAAAGCGGCCACCGACGGGTGCTGGCCGTGCTCAAGTACCTTCGCGCAGGGATGAGGTAG